TAACAGAATCTGGGATATCTGTTGTCCTACAAAATTCGTACTTGAAGCGATGTGGAACTTAACTAAACCACGTACATTTTACACAgtataaaactaataaaaatagtataaaacCGTAGCGTACCAGGTAAAAAAGACGCACctaaattgtattaaacaaattattttatatccGAGGGCGGACTTAAACAAATTAATCGTTcactattttcattcaaattaattcACGTTATCGATCGATTCACTACTATACAACCAATCCATTGCAATTGTCTGGAATGTGCTTAAATTGGCAAATAAAGTGGTgaagtaaaaacatgtttaagctGTCTTATGTTTTCAAGTTATTGCACTAAAAATTGGCAGATTTGgtgaaaataaagtaaaagcCATACGGAATTGTATTCAACACAACAGGAACTTCACGAATCAACatggtttatttcattaatacaaAGTATTTTGATATCGTCATTTCATTCACCCAACAATAGCAACCTCTGGATCACTCCATCCCCTGTAAAATAATAGAAGAAACCTTCTTTTTTTCggccatttttttgttatatggtGAATGGTGAAGTAGAATAAATAGATGATTAATATTAGTTTCAGTGTGAGATCGTACTATAGTTAACCGAGTGAGttccaaaagctatatttctcGAGTGATTTCGCCAGGagtgaaatataacattttgtattaGGCAAAATATATTGCGATCACCCCtctaaaagaaaaaatgtttgttttttttaaatatgcccaaaaggatataaaatgacagaaaggtatatttctttcatttcactttgaaaataaatttgaaattatgtcCATGTcatgtgcgcgctgacgtttgattttgaAGTGGGCATAGAGTTGGCTAACATGTCAAACAGTAAACACAGTATAAATATTGTTTCcctgtttgaaataatatatttatttcactgatcTCTATCAATcacttgaaacaaataataaatatcggctccatcttacactgaaaccaacattttgttttcttttataatatgccttaaatgaatataaaattgcAAAGGGCTTTCAGAAGAGCGCGCACAATTGCTTACGAATTTTACGTCATTTTGGAAATTATgtgtttgaaaatatgatgCAGCACTATGCGCACTGACGTTGGATTTTGAAGTGAGAGCCGGCTAAATTTCCAAACAGTGTAAAGTATAGAGgctaattgtttctttttagtGTAAGagcgtaatatatttcactgtgtgagcaccaaaagctttATTTCATTAGTGGCAATACCACGAGTAAAATAGTTACTTTTGATGTTTACGAGGTGAAATAAATAGAGGGCAATTGTTTGtctcagtgtaagatcgtaatttAATTCACCAAATGATCAGCACCGAAAGCTCTAGTTCGCGAGTTAtgtagccacgagtgaaatattaacttttggtgttcacgaagTGATTTattattgcgatcttacactgaaactaccatttttttctttttataatatgcgtgacaaggatataaaatgaaagtaaattgttttgttgtttttttcagaaaagcgcaCCAAATTGTATGTGAACGTTACGTCATTTCAtacatgaaattgaaattgaaacattgTGTCCAAGCTtagtgcgcgctgacgtttgggTTAGAATTCAGAGCATGGTTACATTcaaaaccaacaaaaatatcaaacagtTATGTCACTGTTCAAATGTTCAAAACACTGAAATATCATTTGGaattcactgataaatctccaTGGatgaaacaattcaaatatttgaaacttaatcaaaatatacatttcactTAACTAATCAATATCATCAAATTATCAGAAAACATATAATAGAGAGGGCTATCTGAAGGAAAGATTTTATGTAGAAGTATTTATCTATTTGCTCTACTCAAAACCAacaagaattaaaataataaacagaagAGACTAAATAAGTTCTAAAACGTTAATAATGCGTTGtcattcaaacaaatttaaatagttaggaatataaatataatttaatcgGATTATTTATTCTAGTCTATAAAACTAAAAGATAATATTGATTTAGTTTTGTCAGTTAGTTGATCACCTAAGTTCATGCACCGTGAACAAATACAAACCCAAAGATCTACTGAAAgatgtaatatttcatatcttataagaaatgatatttttgttaataaaaaaacaaaaacattaagaaTCATTTGGCGTTTGCTTGTTTTGAGatgaaaaatgaatgtcgtaaaaaatacaaattaattcaatattcaatatcTCTCGTATGACGAAATATCAAAGCAGACATGGCTCTTTAGATACTCACGGCATCTCGCACAAGGGTGCAACTCTGTTACTGCATTCATAATCAGCCCATGTATAGTCGTAATTCCTAGCAAAGATGACACAATCTTCTGTGCTGTGTGCTTGTTCTGAAGGGTTAAAGTCTGAAATGTATGcatatacatttgataaatgtgtaaatgtgTAATGAGGTTGATGACTGCTGAATAGCTTCGGACAGTCTATCAGATTTAGGCTTGAACAAAGCAAGTTTAAACGGTAACTTTGATAATAAAATTGCTAAATTACATCTAAGTTCTTCAAGAATAGTCGAAGGTTTGATGGCAGTTGATAACAGTTGTGGATTTTAAAGATCATGGAGAAGAAACATTTCGTGTACGTCTACAAGTGATCAATTTATTTGAGACTGAGAGCCGAGTCATCTAAGGAATGTTTCCAAAGCGCCTTGTCGATCTTAATGTCACATTTAAAAACGTTTGATGTATGTCGCAGTAAATTTATGTTCGAATGATATTTGCTCGTAGTAACAGCCATGATGAAATGTACAAATTCATTGGGAAAGTGTTTGTATGGGTGTCATTGAGCCTTTACAATCAGTGAGAGATGTTATAAGTAActgggttagtaggtgacccgatatgggatatacgatgcaaaggaaaccatatcgggtgagagcgaaCCTCGAAcacgaatatggtttcctgcgcccagTAACGTATATATTACGTCGACAAcctattaaaatgtttaaatgtttcatttatccATCGGAATATTTATGGGagtcggaaaatagacgccatgctggtacgatataaatttgatgaccaaatatgcaaaaatatggggtcaccacgtgactagtcctggaccaatggcgttgcgtcatttatgctggaggcgtgatatatttaaatcaaacgaCTTCAACTCAAGTTGCAAATTTTGTGACGAGTTTAGATGCTAACCGATATATTTAGTATATTGTTCTCACTTGACGCTTGCCTCCCTTAGTTAGTATTATTCATTTCTGTCTGATCATACATATAGATTTCTACGGATGGGTGTATTGTGGTGAATTTAGTAGGTAAACACAAATGTTAGGTTGAACGCATTGGTTTACAGCAGTTACGATTAATGTGGTTTTGATTGATCGATTAGTTGTGTGAACAAATGCGGTAGAAACGGACAGTTAAGATCCGCCTTTTAAGACGGATGCTTtcaccaattttatatttaaactactATTATAAGAATTTAACATATCAGATAAGCCTATATTTAAATGATTCCCAGTTGTAACTCGGTTTGACGTGATGAGATTTTGCTACAATTATGTTGCATATATTGACGAAAATAAAGTACCCAAATCACTATTCCTTATTCTACAGATCCAATGTTTGATCCAATAATTTATTTACCAATGATAACCTGAGCTTTTATAAATACTCGGTTCAGCTCAATATAATGTCAGTCAAGCGCTGGCGGGTCGTCTAAGCGGTAGTCTGGAAAGAAATGTCCGACATTTCACATCGCTGGGACGAAAGTGGCATTGACTTGTGAAGCAACTATTCTTAGTTCTCACACTGTGGCTTTTGGGTATATCCTTTCTATTGGCGTTAATGGCTAAAGTTTATTATGGAAGGAACTATGGACAATTTACATCGCTAGGACTAAAGTGACACTCACATTTTAAGTAATAATTTATTGTAGCTATCTAATCTCGCATGTGTGTTGGTGTTGGGAGTCAGTCCCTGAATACATAATTGGTCCTTAGACGACGGTTTTGTGctaaaatcaaaatgttcaGCGTCGGAAGCTAGTCCCTGTACATTTCAGGTGTTAATATGTTGCTGTTCCTACGAACTATTCATTGCCAAGGCCAACGTGTTTTCAGAATTCTTCGAAGTACTGTATTTAAGACTTTTTAGACTGAAAATTAATCTAAGAGGCGTAAATGCATATTGAGTTTTGGTCTTCGTTCCACGTCCATCGAGATAAAATAGGCGTTTAGATGATGAAAAGTCCTATCAGTGTTGATTCAAAGGGGCAGTTACTGTAACTATTGAATTGATGTGCTTGAGGGTTACTGGTCTGCACCTCTTGTTTGGGAATGTAGGTTTTGGGCTGTGAAGGGACACTCAAGAAAAGCATATTGGTTTGAGAACTTTGCAAAATCCTTAACGATAAACAGGTGTTCAGTTTAAGGAAGTTCCTAACGTAACAGGGGGCTATGAAGCAGTCACTTTAACTGTTGAAGTTATGAATTTATAGGTTTGGACCTCGTGTTTAAAAAGGTAGGATTTTGTAAGTAAGTGTCAGTTAAGATACTtcttgaacttttttttttgagaTTTGCTAGAGTTTGAAGTTGTGTTAAATCTGCCCAGAAGGgcaatttaatgtattttattggaGCATTTGgagtttacatattttttttgttcatgaCTTGATTGATCTTTTTGCCAATCATTGGTTTCTAAGGTCAAGAATTTaaaggtaaattaaaaaaacaacaacactttgtTGTTTTCCGGTAATCATCGAGTAGAAGAACAGGTACTGTCTCTTATAATATACATATGATGGcgtgaaaattgaaaaataatcagACGATTTTCAACTGATAAGCATTTATAACACACAATCTGCTTTCATCATAATacttgtttatacatgtaatcaGAGTTCCAACTGCATAATAACCCAGTTTTATTCActcatttattgaaatgttttaatccTTCATTATCCACTTATTTTTAATCAACCGTAATGACAAATTCAATATATTAGcaaattttaaagtgacactcttatacaaaataaatacatacgcatgtataacaaacacagaTTTTGATTGATAAGCCTGTAACTGcttactaaaaatgcatttttgaaaaacatttattactgataacacgattgtattgggagaaagagtgcatctttaaggctCATATACAATTCAAAAGTACGCGGGAAAATTTTCGACATATAATATAGCTTATATTTAAAGCACAATACTACAAAACggaaaaaacagttttttaaaaGGTTGCTCATTTTGTACGAGggaaaattatatatgtatttgttcaaaatacatttacatacaacGTAGTAGTCCTTTAACATTTCGAATTCATGTTTGAGACAAAAATGTTAGTCCATATCATACTAAGAGAATAATGTGGCCTTTCgtgaacatattttgttattgaaaacaTTCGGTTACTTACACACGTCACAAAAACATAACGCGGGCCTCGGCAAATGATTCACCCTATTCATTGGTATACTATCCTTCCATATTAAAATTATAGATATATCATTGCAACGTACTTAGGAATGGCGCCGTCGTATCTGTGTCAGACCACACCCAATGTCCCTCCGTTAACTCGTCCGTCAATCCCATCCAGAAGTGAGAGGCTGTTGAagtattaattataaatacattagttTGAGCTTTTGGTATGTAACAGTGTTAGAAATGTAATGGAAAATACAGGGATTAAACCAGTAGACATTCAAATGACTTAGActatgtttagagacacaagtTTTACGGCTAACATAAACTTAAAGAGATACTCACGTCAGACTAAACACACATAGATATTgatatctatatatacatgtctatttttttttttaaatccggtgacaatacaatgtttattggACGGAAGTTTCTTGCATGACGGACATGCAGTTCCGAGTTTTGCCAGGCCTTGAAATTTATCTCATACCCATCACGGATTCAACGACTCACATGAATCTACGTGCCATTTCAAAATCGTGTTTTCATGGATTATGATACTAAATTGAAAATACGTCATGGCTTTGGTGTCAATAAACAACTTttggtatgcaagaaaaagtatCGTTCACGTATATGCGGGGCGGATTGAAATATTTCCGCCCCTATGACACACTTAGAGGCcgaactcggcaagcctcggaTTTTTCAATTCTCCCTGTATACAtgtgaaagatacttataatctacaTCAACATTCTTTCAATACGTACGTCTCAATTGCCTCAGTCGATCCTTCAGAAAGTCATTCTCATCAGAGTTGTTCACGTGCACAAGATGGCTGCTATGATGACGACAGTATTCCTGAAATGGCCgatgtgaaataaaatttcagAATCAAAATCGGCACACAGAAGAAATAATAACGAACATTATAAGGCAAATATCCATATTGTAACTTCCAAATAGCCGATTGGCGATCATTTTTCGAAATGGCCGCAAAAGACTACCGAAACTTAAAAGAAAGTATCAAGCAACtgcatttaaattatgttttaaccatttattatccGAATCATGTTATATACTTAATTGGGTTTAACATGTCGATGCAGAAAATAAGGAAAGGaagatatgtatttataaatatatacataaacattcatttaagtCTAGAACATACCTCAGCCGTTGTAAAATCCATTGGGGTTTCAATATGTCCAAACCAGTAGCAAGAACCCCGGTTTGCCAGCCATCCGTCGGGGCATAACGTGAATGTTCTTCCTGGTAAAATGACAAAAACCAAAATTAGTTGTCCGCACAGAATTGCTAAATCGGCAATTATTTTCTCAATTTTTACTATTTCACTCAATAGTATTTTACAACATCATTGAATGGCCTTTTAAACAAATCCCCACTATTTATTGAAAGCTATGTGTGTATCCATCTATTACCCAATGCATACGATTTTGAACTGGCCTATGATTttgcgaccttgaccttggatgACCGTGCAAGAACGCATAGCGGTCGAGACGGATGCACATTTATACACCGAACAAGACGTGATACAGATTGTCAGAAAAGCGTCATATCGTAATATTCCTATTATTATATGTCTCAATTGATTATTGTCATGTTTACATGCACCGCCTTTAGTTTTAACCAATTAAACAGCACTAAGAATTTACATGACATTTCTCGGAAAACCAATGTCATCAATCGTATTTAAGTTATTGATTCAGTGCATTTCCTTGAACACAAATTggcataaatattgaacatattcGAAATCATTTCTTTAGAAAATATAGTACTTTGCTGATTTTTGTTCATGATTACTGAGCctatattttacattcttaTATACCAGAATGAAGATGCTATGCATAccagatttatcattatcaaacctctgataaatgagaatgatattatataaagaaactTGCATAAACACCAGTCTATAAAAAGTAGCACTCAACACATACTACTTAATGCTAATACGGGTTTTGAAAACGACAGTAGTTCGATCGGGATTTGACATTTAGCGAATGACAATTGTTGTATTGATCTTCGACCACTTTGTTGTAGTATCTAGTATTCTATGGTGCCTTTAACCGCCCAgatatattttagataaaacgGAACTGGAGCATATTTAATTAGTGAAAAAATCAACTTAGTGCAGAAAAaggctttttttcaaaataaatttggtATAAAGAAAGCTAAG
This genomic stretch from Mya arenaria isolate MELC-2E11 chromosome 10, ASM2691426v1 harbors:
- the LOC128206391 gene encoding perlucin-like is translated as MWQLLIIACYIGVQNTQGRTFTLCPDGWLANRGSCYWFGHIETPMDFTTAEEYCRHHSSHLVHVNNSDENDFLKDRLRQLRPSHFWMGLTDELTEGHWVWSDTDTTAPFLNFNPSEQAHSTEDCVIFARNYDYTWADYECSNRVAPLCEMPGWSDPEVAIVG